Proteins co-encoded in one Cinclus cinclus chromosome Z, bCinCin1.1, whole genome shotgun sequence genomic window:
- the GADD45G gene encoding growth arrest and DNA damage-inducible protein GADD45 gamma: MTLEDVHGQQPMPAGHDWMQGAGTALHELLVSAQRRGCLTAGVYESAKLMNVDPDNVAFCVLAADQEDEGDIALQIHFTLIQAFCCENDIDIVRVNDVAKLAAIVGPSEDSGEPRDLHCILITNPNEEGWKDPALEKLNLFCEESRNVNDWVPTITLPE; encoded by the exons ATGACTCTGGAGGACGTCCACGGACAGCAGCCCATGCCTGCGGGCCACGACTG GATGCAGGGCGCCGGCACGGCCCTCCACGAGCTGCTGGTGTCGGCGCAGCGCCGAGGCTGCCTCACCGCCGGCGTCTACGAGTCGGCCAAGCTGATGAATGT CGACCCCGACAACGTCGCGTTCTGCGTGCTGGCCGCGGACCAAGAGGACGAGGGCGACATCGCCCTGCAGATCCATTTCACTCTGATCCAAGCCTTCTGCTGCGAGAACGACATCGACATCGTGCGTGTGAACGACGTGGCCAAGCTGGCGGCTATCGTGGGGCCCAGCGAGGACTCCGGGGAGCCGCGGGATCTGCACTGCATCCTCATCACG AACCCGAATGAGGAAGGCTGGAAGGACCCAGCTCTGGAGAAGCTGAACTTGTTTTGCGAAGAGAGCCGAAATGTCAATGACTGGGTGCCAACTATCACCCTGCCTGAGTGA